The region CGTGAAGAATAATCGTTAGATTGGGTTCATTTATTTCCACCTCACCCAATTACAGAAATGTGGATTACAATGTGCTTTTTATCATAGTGATTTATCAGCACAGTGTTTACATCTAAGTAAAACAGGAGTTGTGCCCAAAGTAAATTGCCCAGATGCTTTGCAATGTGGCTATCTGTAATTTCACCTGAATGACTGGCTGTCAGGATCTGTGTCCTTGAAGCCCATCTCTTCCAGCTTGCAGCGACGGTAGAGCTCATAGTGGCGAGCGTGTGTTTGCTCGCGGAGATCCTCCATGTTTACACGCAGAAGCATTTCTCTCAGCTTCACAAAATCACAGTGATTTTCATTCTCCACTGCAAAAAAGGAGACCTTGCCATTTAACCTTCTGCATTTTCAAAACATCTGGCATGACAACTTTGAGTTTGTTGTGCCCATAGAAACAGAGAATAACGACgtaatttttagattttaagtGAAAAACTAATAATAGCTCCACAGCAAACGGCTGACTAAAAAGGTTTACTGCCTGATGCTAGTTAAATCAGTTCAGTGGACTCACCCTGTACTGATCCCCATGGGTACAGTCTTGCTTTCACCATCTTGTTTCCTACTTTAACTTCTTCTACGCTTCCCACTACAGCAAAGGGAAGATGTGTCTGGAAAATATAGCAGTGATCTTGTTACAATATAGTAATGTTTTGTAAGACAATAATTTAATTTTGCTattaaatcattgttttaaatatgataaatatgagCTTAACCATagaaatctttatttattttatgtaaattaaaaaataaatcattaactttgagacaaaatgtataaataaataaatgattattgtATTAAAAGAGAAGCCATACAACACATAAAATCATGCATAAAGCTTTTTCTTCAGGATGAAAGCCctcttttaaaaatactttttcttCTATTGAATAGTACCTTAGCTGCAAAGCAAAGACTGTTATATAACCTCTTATGGCCCAGAAAACTTGTCCCACGGTTGCAACCTCAATGTGGGATTTAGTCAAAACACAACCTGAAGTTACCCAGCAATGACCTACACACGCTtcttcaaataaattaaagccAGATAAAAGTGCAAAATTTCAGACCAGGCAAAATTAAGTTCTAAGTTTTgaactttcatttaaaaatacttcaatagcatctcttcatttttcaaacattattACTGTTATACGATCCATCTGTCCATTATCTTggcttgagccaatcccagctgactcTGGGAGAAGGCGGGGTAAACCATGGAGAGGTCGCCAGTTTATTGCTGGGcccacatgcagacacacaagccCCAGGTTCGAACCCTCCGCTTTGAAGCAAATTTCCTAACTACTGTCTCACCGTGGCGGTGATTATTACACTGGCTTTTTATCAGGAAGCAGAGCCAAAAAAAGGCCAAAAcccaaaaataatttgaaagcACCAAAATATAATAAGGTTGTTGGTGAGAGTACAGTGTAGGGAACCATTAATCTTCAGAGTACTACATATTGTTACATCAATCAGGAGAAAACATAGTCTACAAGTATCagaatatgtatgtgtgtctttctctgacTTACATTCATGGAGGAGTTGATCTCTGCAACAGCCTCATCCTCTGTGGGGAACTGATAAATTTGAACTCCATTGCTGACCAGTTCACTCATAATCTTGATCTTTAATTTGTCCAGCTCAGCTTTGGATACTGTGTCTGCCTTTGCAATGACAGGGATAATGTTAACCTGCACGGAAAAGCATAATTTGAGTGACAGAGGCATAGAACGAATAAAATTAACTATTGAAATGCACAGTGCCAAATCCTGTTGTCACCTTGCTGTCCAATTTTTTCATTGTGACCAGATCCAGGGACTTGAGGGAGTGTCCAGTGGGAGCAATGAAATACAGGCAGATGTGGATTCTCGTGTCGTGGTAGTTAAACAGGGAGCGTTTTATTTTCAGCTCTTCCTCAAGGTACTTTTCAAATTGTTCATCAATATACTCAATAATGGGTTTGTGgctgcacagagaaaaaaaacatagatTCCCACTTTAAAAATATCCTTGCATGTATGGACATtaaatttgctgttttttgtttggaagACATGTTAGGCCTCCCATTTACAAACTGTGCAAACACACTTTTGCAGACAAGGCTTGCAGACTTTTAGACATCCCACTGTTGCATCACACAAATGTCTGTTGAGATTACATTTGTTCTACCAGTCATTCCCTTATTCCCCTCCCAATTCACATGCCAACAAGTCAAATCTTTCTCAGTTCCATGTTGAACAGACAGTTGGCTAAAGTGCCAGAGTGAAAGGGAGAAATTATGTCTAGTCctgaaagtaaaagaaaataggGATAGATGAGGATAGAGGATAGatgttaaatgaaagaaaaacaaatttccacATGGCATCGTACCTTTCCTCTTTGTTGATCTGGTCTCCGAAGCCTACAGTGTGAACAATGGTCAGCTTGAGGTTGACATTGCTCTCCTGCAGATCATATGTTAGGGGGCGTAGGTGGACCTCAGTCTCATAGTGGCTAGCCTCCTCATTTTCAAATGTTGTATTGAAAAGAGTGTTCATCAATGTGGACTTGCCGATTCCTGTCTCGcctaagaaaaacacaatgatgGCACACAGAGATACAGCGTCCAATCAAATctaatcacatttatttatactgcaccaaatcataacagagttacatcaaggcactttacacagagcaggtcaagaccaaactcCTTATAGAGACTCAAAAATTGATGAGTAGGCATTCATACTCTGTCATAATGAATTATGACAGAGTATAATGAAATCTTATGTTCATAGCGCTATCTTTGGGTTATAAACCTCGTCTGGGTTTAGACATACCTACACAGAGGATGTTGAAGCAGAAGCCCTGAGCAACTGATTTGCTGACCAGCTGATCTGGGAGACTGTCAAAGCCAACATGGCCTCCAAGTTCCAAGTTTCGCTTTGCTTCATTCTGGAAACAGACCATGCAAAGAATAAATGCATATGTGGCAGTGTTCAGTATTCAAAACTGGCAAATTGCATCTCTATATTCTGTTTTCAGGCTCAAAAAAAATTGTTGCAAATTAGGCCATCTTTTCTACTTAACAAACTGAACCATCTGACAAATATTCACAATAGTATTAGTACTTTAACACAAAACTatgcacacactgcacaaaTGTCTCTACTTCACATGTTCATTAAGAACCCTTTCCAATCAAAAAGGCTTTATTGTTACTTTGGACCGTGTCCAATCTGCACAGCAACAGTCAAATCAATTTAATAAACTTTAATTCCTCCAGGATGTATTCACATTCATTATTCTTTAGAGGGGATCTTCAGTATGAAAATAGTTTAAGGCATCTTAAATTCTCtccaatgcaaacacaaactgtgtagAATGAGTTTTGGCCCCAGCCTGGAGGAGCTGGGGTGAAGGGACCGTGGCTTTTCATCCAACTTATACCAGATGCACCCTGGGATACTGGCATCTTGCAAAAGACTCAACATGAGGACCAGGATGTGTTTAATACAACAATCATCCGTTTCTGTCCTTCtcttttcacaaacacaaagacacacacacacacacacacatacacacaaagagctCTTTATCTGGATGTTATTTCACAGGGTGGGATGATATCCAAGCTGCCGGCCCTGGTACCCAAACCCCCGGTCACAGCTTGAGAAAACACAGACTACTTGAACTTGAACTAAGTCTTCCATCCTTTACcataaaatatgtaaacaaCTGACTGCGTGTCATTAAATGTCATACACCTGAGCCATGACAATCTGTTTAATTGACAGACTGTCACTAATTACACGTTTTGAAGAGCAGCACTGCTGACTCTAAAGCTGGTAGCTGCCACTCCAGGGGACTGCTCTTTATGTTTATCCTCTTAACtgcctgctgttgtgtttcatcCACTTGCGTGGCCTTTCCGCCCCTTTAGGTCATCGTTGGAGCACACATGTCAGTGTGTCGACGGGGTAAACAGTGTTGGTGCCGCTTCGCGCTGGGAAGCGTGCACAGACCAGGCTGAAgtgagcatttctctgcatGTCCTGAACCGACCATAGCTGAAAATCTGCCTTTATGTCGACTCATGACACACAACAGGCTTCACCATCACCGCAGCGATCCTGCAGCATCGCCGACACGGACGTCTCCCTGCACCTGAAGGCTCGGCTCAGCCCGGCGTCTAATCCTAATGACAACACACCCTGAGTCAGACAGGAAATCACCATACTTACTGCGAAAACATCAACCTCAGTGGCCGCCATCGTCTGAAGTAAGTGTGCAGAAATGATGAGCGCTGAGCCAGACCTGCTCTCCTCATCACAGGGACGCACGCACTCCTCAACATGGCCACTCGGAGGCAACACCCCCTCGGTGGTGGAGGGCGACATTACAACACTTATTCCAACCAACATGGTGTGTGATGGAAGATTTCATTAACTCGGTGTAGTCGTAATGTTTAAAGAGCGAAGCCAGACTGAACAGGACGTGTTCACACGTCTAGATTCCGAAAAAAGCAGCGTTAAAACGATATACTCACTTTCAGGATGGTGACCCAAAAGTGTCTCAGAGAAATTCAAGGAATCCTGGATTACACGTATGAAAAACGGCTCCTACTCTTGAGTACTACTTTGCATAATTAATATTGCAGTAACAAATCGGATTTTTGTGTATTGTCAACCACAATCAACAACCTGTGAATTTAATACATATATGCTGCTGGCCATGTCCAATTTTGTCGTCAATACTGTGAAACTATGGACAATTGGCtttgtgtcaaaaaaaatctgactccTTACACACGAGGgtgtgtaaaatatttatttggcaCATTCTTGCTCTTAAAATCAACCATCACTTCATTGCCAGTCTGCCTGGATTTTATTGTTGACCTCCTCCAGCACAATAATGCTAAATCATCTCAAACTATTAATTTAGCCATCAGCATATTTAATTGACATTCCCAGTCAGCACCTATTAATTCAATAGAGCTCCTTTGGGTTATGGTTGAACAAGGGATGTGCAGCCTGAATGTGAAGCTGAAAAATCTtgagaaataattatttatttatttatttataatcatGTGAAGATGGAccataaatgttttaaacatattAGTATGATGTCAGGGCATGAGTACTCAGTAACACTGAAGTTATAATTGCTTTATTGGTCATTGGAGCATAACATACTTTTTCATAGGTTTCAAAACAAGTAAAGGCCttgaaaagtattttatttattttgggggcTAGATTTAATGCTTCTAACTTACTATTGGCAAAGACCTGTAGTCACCACAATATTTGGACAGCTTGGGTCCTTCTAAAcaggttaaaacattaaaataacatgATATAATAGTATATTCGACATAAAGTTGTGCGAATTTCCTTATTGTTCGTAAAACTGGGTTATATTGAAGGAAACTGAAGTAAAATCTCTCTCGGGTAGACAGATAGATGCTGGTATTGGCTGCAGGCTGCCAGCAATGCCCCCAGCCTGAGCCACAATGAGAAACGGCGCCGGAAGCAGCAGGTTGGTGCAGGACCTCAGACAGGGCAGcccggagagagagagattatcCTGTCTGCCATAGTGTGCTGTGTGTCCCCCCCAGGACGGAGGACGACATGGCTCTAACCCAAGAGTCCATATTGTCCTTTTTGCTGGACCGCGGAGGAAAGGTGAAGAACTCGGAGCTGCTGAACAATTTCAGGAGTCACATCGGCTGCAGTGATCCCGCGGAAAGGCTGCACAATAGAGACCTGTTCAAGAAGTTGGTCAACAGCGTCGCGGTGGTCAAACAAGTCGACGAGGTCAATTTTGTCGTGGTGAAGAAGAGGTACCGGGATTTTGTTAAAGAAGCGACGCATGGAGCTCCGCAGAGAACGCCAATGGATGACAGCGTCTCAAGCTCAAATGCGAGCTTTAGGTACACATCCCCCCACAGGATGACTCACTCAGACTGTGAAAACAATAACATGAGCAGTCCTCTCGTCTTAAATGCCAACCATTACGGTGACCGCAAACATGAGTCTGTGGGGAGTGTGCAGAAAACGAGGCCTTCTTCAGGAAACATCAGCTGTGCGGACGCAACTTCTGTCAAAGTCCTGAATATTTCCGCAGATCATGCGAGCAGAGTCGGGAAATCTGGAGCTGTGTTCGCTGTCATATCAGTCAAATCCCCCCCGAGAAAAGCCGAAACAGCAACTCACGATGGGTCACATCTCCACATGCATCGGCAGAAAActtcacacacaccagctgaagtTTCTGCAGGATCACTGCAAAGTCCCAAAGTCCCTAAAATCCCTAAAATCCCAAGCTGTAAGAAGGGTGCATTTAGTGAACTGCAGAGGCGTCAAAGCAGGCAGACAGTAAACAGCCAGACCCCAAGCTTTCCCCAGGGGAGGCCCCAAAACAGGACTGCAAAACAATTAGATGATGCCAATTCGGAGTCTGTGCCCCTCCAGCCATCAGCTCATGAATGGCTGGTAAAGTGTGCTGCTGGACAGTGGAACCAAATCTATGCTTTGCTACTGCAGAACAGCCAGTTAGCACAGAAGAAAGACTTCATGTCAGGCTTCACAGCACTACACTGGGCCGCCAAGGATGGCAACAGCAAGATCATACATAAGCTCGTGGAAATCACCAGGCAGAGAGGCACTTACATTGACATCAACAGCAAAGCACATGGAGGATACACACCTTTACACATCGCAGCCATACACGGCCACACTGAGgtgatgctgctgcttgtgCAGGGGTATGGAGCGAACATCAATGAAAGAGATAATGCTGGCAAGAAGGCCTGTCACTACCTGGGCAAAGGTGTCTCTGCTGAGGTTGGAGCAGTTCTGGGAGGACTGCAATGGAGCAAGCACaaggagaggacagaagaagaCTACAGAGAGCACCCTAAAGGcttcaacaccatcagcaaACTATTCCAACCTCACATTGGGAAGAAGCCAAGGACAGCGACAAAGTTTGCTCATGACTGGTGAGAATGGCAGTGACTGTGAAATGTACAATGTCAAAACTGTAAGAGATTATactgttttacttttacaaTTGTTTCAGGACTAGATGGAACAATCCCTTGATTGTTCTTGGGATACCCCGTTGTGTGGTGCATCCACCAGTGTGACTTAAAGGCTGTCGTGTATTGGGGAGGGTTGGTTTACAATATGTTAACTGAAAACTTAAACCGTTGATTTAAGTGTGCTTTAGATCACCtgaagtttgatttaaaaatatttagttcCTTAATACTTATTGGAAGTTATAGCTGCCCTGTACAGTGTATCACTGGACCATTTACTATTTATGAATGGAATtttataatcttttttctttatttgagtTTGTTTATTAATGGTGAATACGTTATTTTGCACCTAGTTTAATataataacaacacaaacaatctGTGGTAGTGGCACTGTACATGTTTTCACTACCCAAagtgtaataaatatttaaaattctcAATTCATGATTTCAGAGTGTGAGGAAACCTAAAAAAACAGACCGCACCTGGGAAACAGTTGCTATCAACACTAATGTCAATCATATCATTGTGCTGTTAGTGTAGATTCTTAATGCTTCTGAGCACAACAGAGCGCATATTTatgatcattttaaagaaaaccgactgcaaagaaaacattttagggAAATATAGAAAAGAAATTGCAATGGACAATGGacatttctctctcctcagcaAGAGTGAAGGGGCCCTATGTGAGCCAAGTTATGCAAAGCAGGCAACTGGTCAGGGCGCAGGAATGTCTAATTTATCAATTTCATTGTAAACTTGAGGCAACAATAGATGAGCCCCCCTAAGTGGGTCAACATGGGGCCCCATTTCTGGATTGCTAGAATAGAAAAGACATAGACAATTGACATTAGTCAAGGACCCCAAAACCACATAGTAATTATCTTGCTTAATATAACTTTGGCAAAGAGTACATTTGGTTGtttacaatttatttatcattaacTATTATAAACATCAATAATGCTAATGCAGAACACTTAACCAGAACATAAAAGAAACTAAACCTAAGATAATGACCTATCCAAAAAGATGTTAATATTTACTGAATGACTAAATGCcctttattattgttgttggtttttttaataAGACTTGCATGAAAATACTATTCAGCCACTTCTGTcaagtgcacaaacacaatttttatttttaatccgacccacagaaaaacaaacactagtGACATCAAAGGAGTTAAAGCTCAGACAATGAAGCCAAAGCAAAACAGTACCAGAACAATGTCCTTTGTTTTGGTATCTGGAAAAGAAGCTGCTTGCATAATGATCCCAACAGAGAACAGCTGCACTCACAGGAACTATTCAATATAGTGcactgtaaaacatttttatccCACCACATAACTTTTCCTTAATTCTGCAGAAGAACTTAACTAATATAAATGGGAGATATGCCAAAGACATTTTGTCTATGACAATGCTTTCATGATTTCCAAACATCAAAGCCCATCCAACAATAGTGTAGCATGGTCCAGGTCTGGTGTTATTTCCTGTTATGACAAAACACACTGAGTTCTGGTATATTTACAACTGTGGTTTCAAGAAAAGAGTAATAAACAGACCAATATATGCAGTTGGATATGAGCTGGAACTAGGACACTGCTAAAGCCACACTGGAGGGTTCTAATGGTTACAGTTACacaacaaatatgaaattaCATGTTAGTACCAAGAAAACATCTCTTCTATTTCTAAAActttaaaggaaatgaaataaaaaaatagcttTGTACTGTTGATGGAATGATAACGTTCTGTATATTTTTGGTACAATAATAGTTCAAACAACAATGAACTCCAGTCCTGTGATACTGGGGAGGTTTCCTCCCCTGTTTAAAACCCAGCACAACTTAAATGACCCCTTCGCTTGTTTGTGGCAATATCCTCAATATCCCTACATATCCCCCA is a window of Echeneis naucrates chromosome 10, fEcheNa1.1, whole genome shotgun sequence DNA encoding:
- the LOC115049548 gene encoding septin-8-A-like isoform X1, which translates into the protein MAATEVDVFANEAKRNLELGGHVGFDSLPDQLVSKSVAQGFCFNILCVGETGIGKSTLMNTLFNTTFENEEASHYETEVHLRPLTYDLQESNVNLKLTIVHTVGFGDQINKEESHKPIIEYIDEQFEKYLEEELKIKRSLFNYHDTRIHICLYFIAPTGHSLKSLDLVTMKKLDSKVNIIPVIAKADTVSKAELDKLKIKIMSELVSNGVQIYQFPTEDEAVAEINSSMNTHLPFAVVGSVEEVKVGNKMVKARLYPWGSVQVENENHCDFVKLREMLLRVNMEDLREQTHARHYELYRRCKLEEMGFKDTDPDSQSFSLQETYEAKRKEFLGELQRKEEEMRQMFVNKVKETEAELKEKEKELHERFELLKRMHQDEKKNLEEKRRELEEEMNAFNRRRVAAETLMGQALQGCSQQPFKKDKDKKNFFSLPSACSLTSGRNLN
- the LOC115049548 gene encoding septin-8-A-like isoform X2: MAATEVDVFANEAKRNLELGGHVGFDSLPDQLVSKSVAQGFCFNILCVGETGIGKSTLMNTLFNTTFENEEASHYETEVHLRPLTYDLQESNVNLKLTIVHTVGFGDQINKEESHKPIIEYIDEQFEKYLEEELKIKRSLFNYHDTRIHICLYFIAPTGHSLKSLDLVTMKKLDSKVNIIPVIAKADTVSKAELDKLKIKIMSELVSNGVQIYQFPTEDEAVAEINSSMNTHLPFAVVGSVEEVKVGNKMVKARLYPWGSVQVENENHCDFVKLREMLLRVNMEDLREQTHARHYELYRRCKLEEMGFKDTDPDSQSFSLQETYEAKRKEFLGELQRKEEEMRQMFVNKVKETEAELKEKEKELHERFELLKRMHQDEKKNLEEKRRELEEEMNAFNRRRVAAETLMGQALQGCSQQPFKKDKDKKN
- the sowahab gene encoding ankyrin repeat domain-containing protein SOWAHC, which produces MALTQESILSFLLDRGGKVKNSELLNNFRSHIGCSDPAERLHNRDLFKKLVNSVAVVKQVDEVNFVVVKKRYRDFVKEATHGAPQRTPMDDSVSSSNASFRYTSPHRMTHSDCENNNMSSPLVLNANHYGDRKHESVGSVQKTRPSSGNISCADATSVKVLNISADHASRVGKSGAVFAVISVKSPPRKAETATHDGSHLHMHRQKTSHTPAEVSAGSLQSPKVPKIPKIPSCKKGAFSELQRRQSRQTVNSQTPSFPQGRPQNRTAKQLDDANSESVPLQPSAHEWLVKCAAGQWNQIYALLLQNSQLAQKKDFMSGFTALHWAAKDGNSKIIHKLVEITRQRGTYIDINSKAHGGYTPLHIAAIHGHTEVMLLLVQGYGANINERDNAGKKACHYLGKGVSAEVGAVLGGLQWSKHKERTEEDYREHPKGFNTISKLFQPHIGKKPRTATKFAHDW